A DNA window from Paenibacillus andongensis contains the following coding sequences:
- a CDS encoding YjcZ family sporulation protein: MGYPAAATTAGYGTSSAAVLVLFILLVIITMTFAW; this comes from the coding sequence ATGGGATATCCAGCAGCAGCAACAACAGCAGGCTACGGTACTAGTTCAGCAGCAGTATTGGTTCTCTTTATTTTATTGGTTATTATTACAATGACTTTTGCTTGGTAA
- a CDS encoding MetQ/NlpA family ABC transporter substrate-binding protein, whose protein sequence is MKKLTLSLMAVFVVLALAACGQKAAETPASSAPAASTTPAAAKEVTLKVGASSVPHAEILNSLKDKMKAQGVKLEVIEFNDYVQPNVQVFEKQLDANFFQHQPYLDQYNADKKQNLVKVVGVHIEPFGAYSQKVKSAAELKDGSSVAIPNDPSNVGRALALMEKNGLIKLKDGVGIKGTVKDIVENTKKLQIKELDPAMLPRTIGEFDLALINTNYALQANLNPTKDALFIEDKNSPYVNIVVSRPDNKDSEAMQKLAKELNSTDTKKFIEDKYKGAIVPAF, encoded by the coding sequence ATGAAGAAACTTACGCTATCATTAATGGCTGTATTCGTAGTGCTTGCTCTTGCAGCTTGCGGACAGAAAGCCGCTGAAACGCCTGCAAGCTCGGCACCTGCTGCCTCTACTACGCCAGCTGCTGCAAAAGAAGTTACACTGAAAGTCGGTGCCTCTTCCGTCCCTCATGCCGAAATACTGAATAGCCTTAAAGACAAAATGAAGGCACAAGGCGTGAAGCTTGAAGTTATTGAGTTTAATGATTATGTTCAACCGAACGTGCAAGTGTTTGAAAAACAATTGGACGCTAACTTTTTCCAACATCAGCCTTACCTGGACCAATACAATGCGGATAAGAAGCAAAACCTCGTAAAAGTAGTTGGCGTGCACATCGAACCATTCGGTGCTTACTCACAGAAAGTGAAATCCGCTGCTGAATTGAAAGATGGCTCTTCAGTTGCTATTCCTAACGATCCTTCTAATGTCGGCCGTGCGCTTGCGTTGATGGAGAAAAACGGTTTGATTAAACTAAAAGACGGCGTTGGCATCAAAGGTACAGTTAAAGATATCGTAGAAAACACTAAGAAACTTCAAATCAAAGAATTAGACCCTGCCATGCTGCCACGTACGATCGGTGAGTTTGATTTGGCTCTAATCAATACCAACTACGCTCTTCAAGCGAATCTAAATCCAACGAAAGACGCTTTGTTCATCGAGGATAAAAATTCACCTTACGTAAACATCGTCGTTTCCCGTCCGGACAACAAAGATTCCGAAGCCATGCAAAAGCTTGCTAAGGAACTGAACTCCACTGACACGAAAAAGTTCATCGAAGATAAATACAAAGGCGCTATCGTGCCTGCGTTCTAA
- a CDS encoding Gfo/Idh/MocA family protein translates to MSRIFRIGIIGCGGIANGKHLPSLKKLSNVELVAFCDIVQEKAETAAEKYGSKAAKVYEDYKELLEDATIDIVHVLTPNDSHAEIAIAALEAGKHVMCEKPMAKTAADAKRMVETAKRTGKKLTIGYNNRFRADSQHLKRVCEEGELGEIYFAKAHAIRRRAVPTWGVFLDEEKQGGGPLIDIGTHALDLTLWMMNNYKPKVVLGTSYHELSQKENAANAWGPWDPSKFTVEDSAFGMIVMENGATIMLESSWALNTLEVDEAKCSLSGTEGGADMKGGLRINGEKHSRLFTTEVDLKAGGVAFYDGAKESDADLEMRTWIKAIETDTDPVVTPEQAYVVSQILEAIYESARTGKAVYLNA, encoded by the coding sequence ATGTCACGTATTTTCCGTATTGGTATTATCGGTTGTGGAGGCATTGCAAACGGCAAGCATTTGCCAAGTTTGAAAAAACTTTCGAATGTTGAACTGGTCGCATTCTGTGACATCGTGCAAGAGAAGGCTGAAACTGCCGCTGAGAAATATGGCTCCAAAGCAGCTAAAGTATATGAAGATTACAAAGAGCTTTTAGAGGATGCTACGATTGATATCGTTCATGTGTTAACACCGAATGATTCACACGCCGAAATTGCCATTGCTGCGTTGGAAGCTGGCAAGCATGTGATGTGTGAGAAGCCAATGGCCAAGACAGCAGCGGATGCTAAGCGCATGGTTGAAACAGCGAAACGCACTGGCAAAAAGCTGACGATCGGATACAACAACCGTTTCCGTGCTGACAGCCAGCATTTGAAGCGCGTATGTGAGGAAGGGGAGCTTGGCGAGATTTATTTCGCGAAAGCACATGCTATTCGTCGTCGCGCTGTTCCGACATGGGGCGTATTCCTGGATGAAGAGAAGCAAGGCGGAGGACCGCTTATTGATATCGGTACACATGCTTTGGATCTAACGCTTTGGATGATGAATAACTACAAGCCGAAAGTGGTGCTGGGAACGTCTTACCACGAATTGTCCCAAAAAGAAAATGCCGCCAATGCTTGGGGGCCTTGGGATCCGAGTAAATTTACGGTGGAGGATTCCGCTTTTGGGATGATTGTGATGGAAAACGGAGCAACGATTATGCTGGAATCCAGCTGGGCACTGAATACGCTTGAAGTCGATGAGGCCAAATGCTCATTAAGCGGTACCGAAGGCGGAGCCGACATGAAAGGCGGGCTTCGCATCAACGGTGAGAAACATAGCCGTTTATTTACAACAGAGGTGGATCTGAAAGCAGGCGGTGTTGCTTTCTATGACGGTGCTAAGGAAAGCGATGCGGATCTCGAAATGCGTACATGGATTAAAGCCATTGAAACGGATACAGATCCTGTAGTGACGCCTGAGCAAGCTTATGTCGTTTCACAAATTCTTGAGGCGATTTATGAGTCTGCACGTACAGGGAAAGCCGTTTATTTGAATGCTTAA
- a CDS encoding LacI family DNA-binding transcriptional regulator, translating into MSKPKQVTIVEVAAAAGVSIATVSNVLNRGGIRSSKETIRKVELAAEQLGYRRNTMAAGLSRSKTYEIGLILPGLTNYYGQLAERLQIEAHNAGYHLSVFSSGGFDPDIERRNLEVLLQRRVDGLICHGLAMGFESTRSIVNSGTPLVLINGWNWPEDIALGAVNLGFAEACKQSTKLLVERGCGALCYVGSKGSKVIDEQRRKGFNTGVQQYASDVIHEIVDTKDLDIEAFLKSLLQRHAMPVGIVAFDDHVALRILSAANKLRIDIPNQLQIIGINNDFIAKNSYPGISSWDIPYDYQAQTAINKLLHKFGNKAESVEEREIEVPLTFIERESTKSLKTE; encoded by the coding sequence ATGAGCAAGCCCAAACAAGTCACAATTGTAGAAGTGGCGGCAGCAGCAGGAGTATCCATTGCCACAGTCTCCAATGTGCTGAATCGAGGTGGTATTCGTTCGTCCAAAGAGACGATTCGCAAGGTCGAATTGGCTGCTGAGCAATTAGGTTATCGACGGAATACGATGGCAGCGGGGTTAAGCCGCAGTAAAACGTATGAGATCGGTCTTATCTTACCAGGGTTAACGAATTACTATGGACAGCTCGCTGAACGTTTGCAAATTGAAGCACATAATGCGGGGTATCACTTATCAGTGTTTTCTTCTGGGGGATTCGATCCGGATATTGAGCGGAGAAATCTCGAAGTTTTGCTGCAGCGTAGAGTAGACGGATTGATTTGTCATGGTTTAGCCATGGGTTTCGAATCTACACGGTCGATCGTAAACAGCGGAACGCCATTAGTTCTTATCAATGGTTGGAACTGGCCGGAGGATATTGCGTTAGGCGCAGTGAATTTAGGTTTTGCCGAGGCTTGCAAACAATCCACGAAATTGTTGGTGGAACGTGGCTGTGGAGCGCTTTGCTATGTAGGCAGTAAAGGTTCTAAAGTCATCGACGAACAGCGTCGCAAGGGTTTCAATACCGGGGTTCAGCAATATGCAAGCGATGTCATTCATGAAATCGTGGACACGAAGGATTTGGATATAGAAGCTTTTCTTAAAAGTTTATTGCAGCGGCATGCGATGCCCGTAGGTATTGTTGCTTTTGATGACCATGTTGCCTTACGAATCTTATCGGCAGCCAATAAGCTGCGGATTGATATCCCAAACCAGCTTCAGATTATTGGGATTAATAACGATTTTATAGCTAAAAACAGTTATCCGGGTATATCAAGTTGGGATATTCCTTATGACTATCAAGCCCAAACGGCCATTAACAAGCTGCTACATAAGTTTGGCAATAAGGCTGAGTCTGTTGAGGAACGAGAGATCGAGGTCCCGCTTACTTTTATAGAACGAGAATCAACCAAATCATTGAAAACGGAGTGA
- a CDS encoding YitT family protein, whose translation MLIRMKWMNIAAIIGGSAIIAFGINYFNLANGLAEGGITGLALLLKYVLGWNPAWTNLLINIPLILIGWKMLGRISFIYTVVGMLSVSLFLWLFESFSMPMPDPLLASLYAGGIVGLGFGIVFRFEGMTEGTDIIARLMQKHYGIGIAKTILAIDFIILLLSLIYLDLTRAMYTLVAIIVGARVIDFVLEGASGGRAAFIITALPDLTANKIMTELNRGVTFLEGRGGYTGKHREVIYCIVSRKEIIKLKTIVHRVDPTAFVTFSDVREVVGKGFATHDE comes from the coding sequence ATGCTTATTAGAATGAAATGGATGAATATAGCTGCCATTATTGGAGGTTCTGCCATCATTGCTTTTGGTATCAATTATTTCAATCTTGCAAACGGACTGGCAGAAGGGGGGATTACCGGCCTTGCTCTTTTGCTCAAATATGTGCTCGGATGGAACCCGGCATGGACGAATCTACTCATTAATATTCCGCTTATTCTTATCGGGTGGAAAATGCTCGGACGCATTAGTTTCATTTACACAGTCGTAGGGATGCTATCGGTTTCACTGTTTTTGTGGTTGTTCGAGAGCTTTTCCATGCCAATGCCTGACCCTTTGTTAGCTTCGTTATACGCGGGAGGGATTGTTGGACTAGGTTTTGGCATTGTATTCCGTTTCGAAGGGATGACAGAGGGGACAGATATCATTGCACGTCTGATGCAAAAGCATTATGGGATAGGGATCGCGAAGACTATACTAGCAATAGATTTCATCATTCTACTGTTATCTTTGATTTATTTGGATCTCACGCGTGCGATGTATACGTTAGTTGCGATTATCGTTGGAGCTAGAGTCATTGATTTTGTGCTGGAGGGTGCCTCCGGCGGGCGAGCAGCTTTTATTATAACGGCCCTCCCAGATCTGACAGCAAATAAGATTATGACGGAATTAAATAGAGGGGTTACATTCCTTGAAGGAAGAGGCGGCTATACAGGTAAACACAGAGAAGTGATTTATTGTATCGTAAGCCGCAAAGAAATCATCAAACTGAAAACAATTGTACATCGCGTTGATCCAACCGCTTTCGTTACATTCAGTGATGTGAGGGAAGTGGTTGGGAAAGGGTTCGCTACGCATGATGAATAA
- a CDS encoding DUF2264 domain-containing protein codes for MNNRAAAGNDRAYWLATMLRIADPVIKALASRKLRATMPVENKKEEQLQYSHLEAFARTLVGMAPWLENPALDVEEEKLRLHYGELVRAGLDAATDPESPDFLNFSKGMQPIVDTAFLANAILRAPNTLWHRLDSRVQGNLVKAMKATRTRKPGFNNWLLFAAMTETALGVMGEDWDTMRVDFALKQHEQWYLGDGMYGDGPHYHADYYNSFVIQPMLVDIIEQVQGHYEDWAEMRENILIRAQRYAAVQERSISPEGTFPVTGRSLAYRFGAFQSLAHSALRRELPAGVAPAQVRCALSAVIHRLIEAPDTFDEAGWLKIGLCGHQPELGETYISTGSLYLCSAVFLPLGLRADDEFWQGADTPWTSQKVWSGQTVTIDKAL; via the coding sequence ATGAATAATCGCGCTGCAGCCGGCAATGACCGAGCCTATTGGTTGGCTACGATGCTTCGCATAGCTGATCCTGTGATCAAGGCATTGGCATCTAGAAAGCTGCGCGCAACAATGCCGGTAGAAAATAAAAAAGAGGAGCAGCTCCAGTATTCGCATCTAGAAGCATTTGCGCGGACACTGGTAGGCATGGCACCGTGGTTAGAAAATCCAGCTCTGGACGTTGAGGAAGAGAAACTTCGTCTTCACTACGGCGAGTTGGTCCGAGCCGGTCTGGACGCGGCGACGGATCCGGAGTCGCCTGATTTTTTGAACTTTTCCAAAGGCATGCAGCCGATTGTAGATACGGCATTCTTGGCTAATGCGATCCTAAGAGCCCCTAACACGCTTTGGCATCGTTTGGACAGCCGTGTTCAGGGCAATCTGGTGAAAGCCATGAAGGCAACAAGAACGCGCAAACCGGGTTTCAACAACTGGCTCTTATTTGCAGCTATGACCGAAACGGCATTAGGTGTAATGGGCGAGGATTGGGATACGATGCGTGTGGACTTTGCTCTTAAGCAGCACGAGCAGTGGTACCTTGGTGATGGGATGTACGGTGATGGTCCTCATTATCATGCCGATTATTACAACAGCTTCGTGATTCAACCCATGTTGGTTGATATCATTGAGCAGGTTCAGGGGCATTACGAAGATTGGGCGGAAATGCGCGAGAATATTCTGATTAGAGCCCAGCGTTATGCAGCTGTGCAGGAGCGATCGATCTCACCGGAGGGGACATTTCCTGTTACTGGCCGGTCGCTTGCCTATCGTTTCGGCGCTTTTCAATCACTCGCGCATTCTGCATTACGCCGAGAGTTGCCGGCTGGTGTTGCGCCAGCACAAGTAAGGTGCGCATTAAGTGCGGTCATCCACCGGCTAATTGAAGCCCCAGATACATTCGATGAGGCCGGCTGGCTAAAGATTGGACTTTGCGGACACCAGCCCGAACTTGGCGAAACGTATATCTCCACAGGCAGCCTATACTTATGTTCCGCTGTTTTCCTTCCTTTAGGATTGCGAGCAGATGATGAATTTTGGCAGGGGGCAGATACCCCTTGGACGTCTCAAAAGGTATGGTCTGGGCAAACCGTTACCATTGATAAAGCGTTATAA
- a CDS encoding PucR family transcriptional regulator: protein MNQDYQLTLQEVLGRPSFEQAYMAAGKQGLQRLVRWVHIIEVIQFEQLLQGGEMILTTGAAFKSDTELFMSYLKQLINKNVTCLCIEMGHYLSSVPQEWIQAAETYHFPLIIFPQAVRFIDITQDIHAHIINQHHKALQDLEKISREFHRMTLSSQGVSHVLGLLQSSTKAQVIYVPLNGQPKFIPHLGSRESGQWLDFLESRLVESLNNGNTAAPYVMEVEGQTVIVQPVGAMGKTWAHIILVFSRKPQEYEYLILDSASLSIAQDLLRKRYIEERKLYSQTLWVDDLLHLRIHDEEQIKVLIGSEFKRLNELPYHVILIEFEHEQAEGDNKEEEGVESSGIHLSLAVRSVFEQHSFHPLITLKNNRLVVVAFDKATKKRPSKERLQQVFQSIQYLKAEDEIKLTIGVGQSNRSFLQAHISYQEALQAISLSPTLQGKVLFFDELGVFQLLLHMPDKQILQSFVRTYLGPIIDHDQMKGSELLRTLKVYLDTDGSKQIAAQQLFIVRQSLYYRLEKIEELLGADYMLPEKRLALQVGIRAYQLLNPQMKM, encoded by the coding sequence TTGAATCAAGATTATCAATTAACGCTGCAGGAAGTGCTGGGACGACCCAGTTTTGAGCAGGCTTATATGGCGGCAGGCAAACAGGGATTACAGCGTCTAGTGCGCTGGGTACATATCATTGAAGTGATACAGTTTGAACAATTGCTGCAGGGCGGAGAAATGATCCTTACGACAGGAGCTGCCTTTAAGAGCGATACGGAATTGTTCATGTCATATCTAAAGCAATTGATTAATAAAAACGTGACGTGTCTCTGTATCGAAATGGGACACTATTTGAGTTCAGTTCCACAGGAATGGATACAAGCGGCGGAAACCTATCATTTCCCGCTCATTATTTTTCCGCAAGCTGTGCGGTTCATTGACATTACGCAGGATATTCATGCCCATATTATCAATCAACACCATAAAGCACTTCAGGATTTGGAGAAAATATCACGTGAATTCCATCGAATGACGCTATCTTCACAAGGAGTTTCCCATGTATTGGGTCTGCTGCAAAGTAGTACCAAAGCACAAGTTATTTATGTACCACTGAATGGACAGCCGAAGTTTATCCCGCATTTAGGGAGCCGGGAGTCAGGACAGTGGCTGGATTTTCTTGAAAGCCGACTGGTCGAAAGCCTGAACAATGGAAATACAGCAGCTCCTTACGTGATGGAAGTTGAGGGTCAAACTGTTATCGTACAACCCGTTGGGGCTATGGGTAAAACATGGGCACATATCATCCTAGTGTTCAGCCGAAAGCCGCAGGAATATGAGTACTTAATTCTGGATTCCGCCTCATTGTCTATCGCACAGGATTTGCTGCGCAAACGATATATCGAAGAGCGCAAATTGTATTCACAAACGCTTTGGGTAGATGATCTGCTCCACCTGCGGATTCATGACGAAGAGCAAATTAAAGTATTGATTGGGTCTGAATTTAAGCGGCTTAACGAGCTACCCTATCACGTCATTTTGATCGAATTTGAGCATGAACAAGCGGAGGGGGATAACAAGGAAGAAGAGGGAGTGGAGTCTTCGGGTATTCATCTTTCACTTGCCGTAAGATCTGTTTTTGAGCAGCATTCCTTTCATCCATTGATTACGTTAAAAAATAATAGACTCGTCGTCGTAGCCTTTGATAAAGCAACGAAAAAACGGCCGTCTAAAGAACGCCTTCAGCAGGTTTTCCAATCCATTCAATACCTGAAGGCCGAGGATGAGATCAAGTTAACCATTGGCGTTGGCCAGAGCAATCGAAGCTTTTTGCAAGCTCACATTAGCTACCAGGAGGCGCTTCAAGCGATTTCGCTTTCTCCAACACTGCAGGGAAAGGTGCTGTTTTTCGATGAGCTTGGCGTGTTTCAATTGTTATTACACATGCCAGATAAACAGATATTACAATCCTTCGTACGTACGTATCTAGGACCAATCATCGATCATGATCAAATGAAAGGCAGCGAGCTCCTGCGCACACTCAAGGTTTACCTCGATACGGATGGCTCCAAGCAAATTGCAGCTCAGCAGCTATTTATCGTCCGACAATCGCTTTATTACCGCTTGGAAAAAATAGAAGAGCTGCTTGGAGCCGACTACATGCTGCCGGAAAAGCGCTTGGCGCTTCAGGTGGGGATACGGGCTTACCAGCTTTTGAATCCGCAAATGAAAATGTGA
- the ald gene encoding alanine dehydrogenase, which translates to MIIGVPKEIKNNEFRVGMTPSSVLSYKKAGHDIIIETLAGQSIGFTDEDYAGAGATIVASAAEVWSADMVVKVKEPLPEEYGYFHEGLILYTYLHLAPEAELTHALAHNKVTAIAYETIQLDNGSLPLLTPMSEVAGRMSVQIGAHFLEKAHGGKGILLGGVPGVEPGKVAVIGGGIVGANAAKMAIGLGADVSIVDLNPDRLRQLDDQFQGRVKTIMSNPYNIAEVVRRADLVIGAVLIPGARAPRLVTEDMVKMMSPGSVIVDVAIDQGGSIETIDRITTHDQPTYVKHGVIHYAVANMPGAVARTSTLALTNVTTPYGLQIASKGYARAALDNKAIAKGINVVAGHVTYQAVAEAHGYSYTDIYSLLK; encoded by the coding sequence ATGATCATTGGGGTTCCTAAGGAAATAAAAAATAATGAGTTTCGTGTGGGCATGACGCCTAGCTCCGTGCTATCTTACAAAAAAGCAGGTCATGACATTATCATCGAAACCTTAGCAGGTCAAAGCATTGGATTTACGGATGAAGATTATGCAGGGGCAGGGGCAACCATCGTTGCCTCAGCTGCTGAAGTATGGTCGGCAGATATGGTCGTTAAAGTGAAAGAACCACTCCCTGAAGAGTATGGTTACTTCCACGAGGGTTTGATTTTATACACGTATTTACACCTTGCACCTGAGGCCGAATTGACGCACGCTTTAGCTCATAATAAAGTAACTGCAATCGCCTATGAAACCATTCAATTGGACAACGGCAGCCTTCCATTGCTGACGCCAATGAGTGAAGTGGCAGGACGCATGTCCGTTCAAATCGGTGCTCATTTCCTAGAGAAAGCGCATGGGGGTAAAGGAATTCTACTAGGCGGTGTACCCGGAGTTGAGCCCGGTAAGGTAGCTGTAATTGGTGGGGGGATTGTTGGTGCGAATGCGGCGAAAATGGCCATCGGTCTTGGTGCTGATGTTAGCATCGTTGACTTGAATCCAGATCGCTTACGTCAATTGGACGATCAGTTCCAAGGTCGCGTGAAGACAATTATGTCCAATCCCTACAACATCGCCGAGGTCGTTCGTCGCGCTGATTTGGTCATTGGAGCTGTCCTTATTCCAGGAGCTCGCGCACCGCGTCTCGTGACCGAAGACATGGTCAAAATGATGAGCCCTGGCAGCGTTATCGTTGATGTTGCAATTGACCAAGGCGGCTCCATCGAGACGATCGACCGCATTACGACGCATGATCAACCGACCTATGTGAAGCATGGTGTCATTCATTACGCGGTGGCCAACATGCCAGGAGCTGTCGCACGTACGTCCACGCTGGCACTGACGAATGTGACAACACCGTATGGCTTGCAAATTGCAAGCAAAGGCTATGCACGTGCAGCTTTGGACAACAAAGCGATTGCAAAGGGCATCAACGTGGTCGCGGGTCATGTTACTTACCAAGCTGTTGCTGAGGCACATGGCTACAGCTATACCGATATTTACTCGCTCTTAAAGTAA
- a CDS encoding glycoside hydrolase family 88 protein encodes MWKQAIEDALQKTKVNIERFGDLFPHVSENDVYHLNPNTDWTDGFWSGILWLGYEYSGDKAFQQAAQKTVASFKQRLENNVALDHHDIGFLYSLSSKAQWIIEKDDSARQLTLQAADVLMKRWRPKGQYIQAWGPEGDKENGGRIIIDCLMNLPLLYWAYEQTGDAKYKDVAMIHADLSRRYLVRGDDSSYHTFYFDQENGEPLHGGTAQGYSDGSTWTRGQSWGIYGFALSYRYTKNPLYLETAKRLARYFFDRLPEDDVVYWDFNAPVNAETKRDSSASAIASAGALEILEHLSADDADRGYLENAIQRSMAGLVKSYASKPDAQGFIERGSYSVRGGAAPDDFVIWGDYYYLEALVRLEKGIKGYWYE; translated from the coding sequence ATGTGGAAACAAGCCATTGAAGATGCTTTGCAAAAAACGAAAGTGAATATCGAACGTTTTGGGGATTTATTTCCTCACGTAAGTGAAAATGATGTGTATCATTTGAATCCGAATACGGATTGGACGGACGGCTTTTGGTCAGGTATTTTGTGGTTAGGTTACGAATATAGCGGTGACAAAGCGTTCCAACAAGCCGCTCAGAAAACAGTTGCGAGCTTTAAGCAAAGACTCGAAAACAATGTAGCACTAGACCACCACGATATTGGGTTCTTATATTCTTTATCTTCTAAAGCGCAATGGATTATTGAGAAAGATGACTCTGCGAGACAACTTACGCTGCAAGCTGCCGATGTGCTGATGAAGCGCTGGAGACCGAAGGGTCAATATATTCAAGCTTGGGGACCAGAAGGGGATAAAGAAAATGGGGGCCGTATCATCATTGATTGCTTAATGAATTTGCCTTTGCTGTACTGGGCTTACGAGCAAACAGGCGATGCCAAATACAAGGATGTTGCCATGATTCATGCGGATTTGAGCCGCCGCTATTTGGTTCGTGGCGATGATTCTTCCTATCATACGTTCTACTTTGATCAAGAGAATGGTGAACCACTTCATGGCGGGACTGCGCAAGGTTATAGCGATGGATCGACGTGGACTCGCGGCCAATCTTGGGGAATTTACGGGTTCGCGCTTTCTTACCGCTACACCAAGAACCCGCTTTATCTAGAAACTGCCAAACGCTTAGCCCGTTATTTCTTTGACCGCTTGCCTGAGGATGATGTTGTTTACTGGGATTTCAATGCGCCTGTGAACGCAGAAACGAAGCGGGACAGCTCAGCTTCAGCCATTGCTTCAGCGGGGGCTTTGGAAATATTAGAGCATTTATCGGCAGATGATGCAGATCGCGGTTATTTGGAAAATGCGATTCAGCGTTCCATGGCTGGCTTAGTGAAATCATACGCAAGCAAGCCAGATGCACAAGGCTTCATTGAGCGCGGTTCTTATAGCGTTCGCGGCGGAGCGGCGCCTGATGATTTCGTGATTTGGGGCGATTACTACTATTTAGAGGCCCTGGTTAGATTGGAAAAAGGAATCAAAGGCTACTGGTATGAATAA
- a CDS encoding SDR family NAD(P)-dependent oxidoreductase encodes MHLGLQGKVALITGGSKGIGLATAISLSREGAKVAILARNEEQLQEAAIQIGNLTEGEVLTIQADVTSEADCQRAVEQTVQRFGGLHILVNNAGTSAAGPFEQVGTELWRQDLELKLFGAIHCSRYAIPYMRQAGGGSIVNITTSAAKTPPASSLPTSVSRAAGLALTNAMSKDLASAQIRVNTVCIGKIRSSQIERGWKKEAPEQTWEEYASDPKHDIPLGRIGNAEEAANVITFLSSDAASYVTGTSVNIDGGKGAAL; translated from the coding sequence ATGCATTTGGGATTGCAGGGGAAGGTCGCCTTGATTACTGGGGGAAGTAAAGGAATTGGATTGGCAACAGCTATTTCCTTATCGCGAGAGGGAGCCAAAGTTGCGATACTCGCGCGGAATGAGGAACAGCTTCAAGAAGCCGCTATCCAAATAGGTAATTTGACAGAGGGTGAGGTGCTTACGATACAAGCGGATGTGACCTCGGAAGCTGATTGTCAGCGCGCTGTGGAACAAACCGTTCAGCGATTTGGGGGTTTACATATTTTGGTAAATAATGCAGGCACGTCTGCAGCTGGGCCATTTGAACAGGTAGGCACGGAATTATGGCGGCAAGATCTTGAGTTGAAATTATTTGGAGCCATTCATTGCTCCCGGTATGCCATCCCTTACATGCGTCAAGCAGGAGGCGGCTCTATCGTGAATATAACGACTTCCGCAGCCAAAACACCGCCTGCTTCTTCGCTGCCGACTTCGGTCAGTCGTGCTGCGGGTCTTGCATTAACGAATGCGATGAGTAAAGATCTGGCATCAGCCCAGATTCGTGTGAACACCGTTTGCATTGGGAAAATTCGCAGCAGCCAGATTGAGAGAGGTTGGAAGAAAGAGGCGCCAGAGCAGACTTGGGAGGAGTATGCATCGGATCCCAAGCATGACATTCCGCTCGGTAGGATTGGGAACGCGGAGGAAGCAGCTAATGTCATCACCTTCTTATCCTCGGATGCAGCTTCCTACGTTACTGGCACTTCCGTCAATATAGATGGCGGTAAGGGTGCGGCACTTTAG
- a CDS encoding sporulation protein YjcZ, with protein MGYAAGGCYGGGLGTSTGVVLVLFILLVIITSAFVW; from the coding sequence ATGGGTTATGCTGCAGGAGGTTGTTATGGCGGTGGTTTGGGTACAAGTACAGGTGTAGTCTTGGTTCTCTTCATTCTACTGGTGATAATTACAAGCGCATTTGTATGGTAA